In Desulfomonile tiedjei DSM 6799, a genomic segment contains:
- a CDS encoding SLC13 family permease codes for MFATERRSYKSFAEAKETLTPQEERFEKWRNTIGLFLGPLVALWIYWAPMPSLSPQAHTLAAIIAWVGIWWITEPIPIPMSALLGAVLCVLFGIADAKKVFAPFADPIIQLFLGSFMLAEAMALHGLDKRFAYGIMSLKWVGSSTGRIMFAFGVICGVLSMWISNTAATAMMFPIGLGIIYAMADVMSQKTGEVVDATRLRFGTGMMLMTAYAASAGGIGTPVGTPPNLIGIAMIEKFVGVKIPFFQWMLFAIPLLVILFCILFVVMYYLHKPEITHIEGSHEYVMRERAELGAWTTGQKNALLAFLVTVVLWIIPGILAVLYGTDHPISKAYNRYMPEGVAALIGATLLFLLPVSWKDREFTISWGQATKIDWGTLLLFGGGITLGNLMFESKLAEAVGSGLLALSGASSLWGITFGAIFIAILVSETSSNTASANMVVPVMISLAVAAGVNPIPPAIGATLGASWGFMLPVSTPPNAIVYGSGMIPIIKMIRAGVFFDIIGGLGIWVGLWILLPLVGLA; via the coding sequence TTGTTCGCAACGGAACGAAGAAGTTACAAGAGTTTTGCCGAAGCAAAAGAGACGCTGACTCCACAGGAGGAGCGTTTTGAAAAATGGCGTAATACCATTGGGCTTTTTCTCGGGCCGCTGGTAGCGTTATGGATTTATTGGGCGCCTATGCCTTCTTTGTCGCCCCAGGCGCACACTTTGGCGGCGATCATCGCCTGGGTCGGCATATGGTGGATCACCGAACCCATTCCGATTCCCATGAGCGCTTTATTGGGAGCAGTCTTGTGCGTGCTTTTCGGAATTGCGGACGCCAAGAAGGTTTTCGCCCCGTTTGCGGATCCTATAATTCAGTTGTTCCTGGGCAGTTTCATGCTCGCTGAGGCAATGGCTCTTCACGGGTTGGACAAACGATTCGCGTATGGGATCATGTCGCTGAAGTGGGTGGGCAGCAGCACCGGCAGGATTATGTTCGCATTTGGAGTTATCTGTGGAGTGCTGTCCATGTGGATCAGCAATACAGCGGCCACTGCTATGATGTTTCCCATCGGCCTGGGAATCATATATGCCATGGCTGATGTAATGTCACAAAAGACTGGCGAAGTAGTCGATGCAACACGGTTGCGGTTCGGGACAGGCATGATGCTTATGACTGCCTATGCTGCTTCCGCAGGAGGAATAGGGACACCGGTCGGGACGCCGCCGAACCTGATCGGAATCGCCATGATCGAGAAATTCGTCGGTGTGAAGATTCCGTTTTTCCAGTGGATGCTGTTTGCAATTCCTCTGCTCGTAATCCTTTTCTGCATTCTCTTCGTGGTCATGTACTATCTTCACAAGCCCGAGATAACCCATATCGAAGGAAGCCACGAATATGTGATGAGAGAGAGAGCGGAACTCGGAGCCTGGACCACGGGACAGAAAAACGCCCTCCTTGCATTTCTGGTCACGGTGGTCCTCTGGATAATTCCGGGAATATTGGCAGTTCTTTATGGAACCGACCACCCAATCTCCAAAGCGTACAATCGTTACATGCCTGAAGGGGTGGCCGCGCTAATCGGCGCCACTTTGCTGTTCCTACTTCCGGTAAGCTGGAAAGATCGGGAATTCACCATTTCTTGGGGACAGGCAACCAAAATCGATTGGGGAACCCTATTACTTTTCGGTGGTGGAATTACGCTCGGAAACCTCATGTTCGAGTCGAAGCTCGCAGAGGCAGTGGGGAGTGGATTGCTTGCACTGAGCGGAGCTTCCTCCCTCTGGGGTATTACTTTCGGAGCGATCTTCATCGCCATTCTTGTCAGCGAAACTTCATCAAATACCGCTTCGGCAAATATGGTGGTCCCGGTGATGATATCCCTGGCAGTCGCGGCGGGTGTGAATCCGATTCCACCAGCTATCGGTGCTACTCTTGGAGCCAGTTGGGGCTTCATGCTACCAGTTTCTACCCCGCCCAATGCAATAGTCTACGGCTCTGGAATGATACCAATTATAAAGATGATCAGGGCTGGAGTCTTCTTTGACATAATCGGAGGGCTTGGCATCTGGGTCGGGCTGTGGATTTTGCTTCCGCTCGTGGGCCTGGCTTAG
- the typA gene encoding translational GTPase TypA translates to MEIRNIAIIAHVDHGKTTLTDAIMKQTGMVDDENITMDSNTLEQERGITIYSKNASVFYKDTKINIVDTPGHADFGSEVERVLRSIDSVLLVVDAQEGPMPQTRFVLSKSLELGLKPLVIINKIDKMAADPDLAEEKVFELFYDLGANDEQLDFTTIYAIGRDGIAKANLSDDSSDLTPLLDAIISDVQPAPADKDVPLRLQVFNLGYDNFVGRLAVGRIYEGTLKSGSSLCLKKLNGEVVTGRVTKLFTFRGLERQVVDEAYAGDIVMVSGFSNIDIGETLCDSADQEALPAITVDEPTISVMFLVNSSPFAGSDGKYVTNKQLRERLEKELEVNVGLRIDFMPDAYTVYGRGELHIAILLENMRREGYEVQVSQPQVIVKEIDDCIVEPFEEVTVQVPEEYAGVVIDKIGIRKGLLISMESHGKQKRMIFEIPTRGLLGYRTDLVVDTRGEGVMYSRVIGFRPHVGEIRKRREGAMISKVSGKASGFSLFNLQERGTLYIGPGTEVYEGMIIGNSSKGDDMTVNPVKGKQLTNMRAAGADEAIQLTPASAITIERGLEIMREDEYLEITPINVRLRKQFLAEADRRRAFRKKQSAALLQSA, encoded by the coding sequence ATGGAAATTAGGAATATAGCTATTATTGCCCACGTCGATCATGGAAAAACAACCCTGACTGACGCGATCATGAAACAAACCGGTATGGTCGATGATGAAAACATCACCATGGATTCGAATACCCTTGAGCAGGAGCGAGGAATAACCATCTATTCCAAGAACGCTTCTGTATTCTATAAAGACACAAAGATTAATATTGTCGATACCCCCGGCCATGCGGACTTCGGCTCTGAAGTTGAGCGAGTCCTGCGATCTATTGACAGTGTGCTCCTGGTGGTTGATGCACAAGAAGGTCCCATGCCACAGACCAGATTTGTCCTGAGCAAGTCTTTGGAGCTTGGACTGAAGCCTCTAGTCATCATTAATAAAATTGACAAAATGGCAGCGGATCCCGATCTGGCCGAGGAAAAAGTGTTCGAGCTTTTCTACGATCTGGGAGCAAATGACGAGCAGCTTGATTTCACAACCATATACGCAATAGGAAGAGATGGGATAGCAAAAGCGAACCTCAGTGACGATTCCAGCGACCTGACTCCTCTCCTGGATGCTATAATTTCAGACGTTCAGCCTGCTCCGGCAGACAAAGACGTTCCGCTGCGTCTGCAGGTTTTTAACCTGGGATACGATAATTTCGTCGGCCGTCTGGCTGTCGGAAGGATCTATGAAGGCACTCTGAAATCGGGAAGCTCGCTTTGTCTCAAGAAACTTAATGGAGAAGTGGTAACTGGGAGGGTCACGAAACTTTTTACCTTCAGAGGACTGGAAAGGCAGGTAGTTGACGAGGCCTATGCCGGTGATATCGTCATGGTTTCCGGCTTCTCAAATATCGATATCGGAGAAACGTTGTGTGACAGTGCCGATCAGGAGGCATTACCCGCCATTACCGTGGACGAGCCTACCATAAGCGTGATGTTCCTGGTCAACAGTTCCCCCTTTGCGGGCAGTGACGGAAAGTATGTCACGAACAAGCAACTTCGTGAACGACTTGAGAAAGAATTGGAAGTCAACGTCGGTTTGCGAATCGACTTCATGCCTGATGCATATACCGTGTACGGAAGAGGCGAACTGCACATTGCTATACTGCTGGAAAATATGCGCAGGGAGGGATATGAGGTCCAGGTCTCGCAACCTCAAGTAATCGTGAAAGAAATCGATGATTGTATCGTGGAGCCTTTTGAAGAAGTAACTGTTCAAGTGCCGGAAGAGTACGCCGGAGTTGTAATTGACAAAATCGGAATCAGGAAAGGTCTCCTGATCAGCATGGAGAGTCATGGGAAACAGAAGAGGATGATTTTCGAGATTCCCACGAGAGGGCTTTTGGGCTATCGGACCGACCTCGTCGTCGATACCCGAGGGGAGGGGGTTATGTACTCCCGCGTGATCGGCTTCAGGCCCCATGTCGGCGAAATACGTAAACGACGGGAAGGGGCCATGATTTCGAAGGTCTCGGGCAAAGCTTCCGGTTTTTCCCTTTTCAACCTTCAAGAACGGGGAACTCTGTACATCGGTCCGGGTACGGAAGTGTACGAAGGAATGATCATCGGGAATTCCTCCAAAGGCGACGACATGACGGTGAATCCCGTAAAAGGCAAGCAATTGACCAATATGCGTGCAGCCGGGGCAGACGAGGCCATACAACTCACTCCGGCTTCGGCAATTACTATTGAACGCGGGCTGGAGATTATGAGAGAGGACGAGTACCTGGAAATCACCCCAATAAACGTTCGCCTCCGGAAACAGTTCCTTGCGGAAGCTGACAGGAGGAGAGCCTTCAGGAAGAAGCAGAGCGCTGCATTGCTCCAATCGGCTTGA
- a CDS encoding polysaccharide biosynthesis/export family protein, protein MKHRSDSLFHRARFERAIVAFLILILMSGCVIPRQRGVVNETPPALACKISPHFPSALYRLAAGDVLEFLYLTIPGVTPTPYKLSVRDAIDVEFTYHPELNRTVRVRPDGRISIPRKPDISVAGMTSDEVSTKLKQIYSDLLRDPEITVTVREFNAKLDEIQKAIATAPNGQARVVAIAPDGHLALPLISDIRAEGTTVPELTQAVNQRYAKILPDVKVSVILKEVTGNLIFVDGEVNRPGVFNVKGPTTVQHALALAGGTKETAEPRTVLVVSKGPDGKFLARTTDLTAVTSSSDYVLRQNDLLYVPMSTIARADVWVDQNIRRILLFTGWSLGINADLGRTVGR, encoded by the coding sequence ATGAAACACCGTAGTGATTCATTATTCCATAGAGCTCGTTTTGAACGCGCAATTGTGGCCTTCCTGATTCTCATATTGATGAGCGGGTGCGTTATCCCGCGACAACGTGGAGTGGTCAATGAAACGCCGCCCGCGTTGGCCTGCAAAATTTCACCCCACTTTCCGTCAGCTCTTTACAGGCTTGCCGCAGGTGACGTCCTGGAGTTCCTGTATTTGACTATTCCCGGAGTTACACCAACGCCGTACAAACTCTCAGTACGGGATGCAATTGATGTCGAATTTACGTATCACCCCGAATTGAACCGAACTGTACGAGTGAGACCCGATGGAAGAATCAGCATACCAAGAAAACCGGATATTTCGGTAGCAGGGATGACTTCCGATGAAGTGAGCACGAAGCTCAAACAAATATACTCCGACCTTCTCAGAGACCCGGAAATAACGGTTACCGTCCGAGAATTCAACGCAAAGCTCGATGAGATTCAAAAAGCGATTGCAACTGCTCCCAACGGTCAGGCACGAGTAGTGGCGATTGCACCCGACGGTCATCTCGCCCTGCCTTTGATATCGGACATTCGAGCTGAAGGAACTACTGTTCCGGAGCTGACTCAGGCAGTGAATCAGCGCTACGCCAAAATTCTCCCGGATGTGAAGGTCTCGGTTATTTTGAAGGAAGTGACCGGCAACCTCATTTTTGTTGACGGTGAAGTGAACAGACCTGGTGTCTTTAACGTAAAAGGCCCTACCACCGTACAACACGCACTCGCTCTGGCCGGTGGGACAAAGGAAACGGCTGAACCGAGAACCGTGCTGGTCGTATCGAAAGGTCCTGATGGTAAATTCCTCGCCCGAACCACAGATCTTACGGCTGTCACCTCTTCATCGGATTATGTCCTGAGACAGAACGATCTGCTGTACGTGCCCATGAGCACAATCGCTCGAGCCGACGTTTGGGTCGATCAGAATATCCGGAGAATTCTGCTGTTCACCGGATGGTCGCTCGGCATAAATGCAGACCTGGGCCGCACGGTAGGAAGGTAG